The genomic region GACCCATCCCGGCCTTCACTGCCTGCTTCACCGCATCGGTTGAGCTGAAATATCCGGCGACATTGAGTTCATCAATTGAAATACCCTTATCCTCAAGACACCTTTCCATCTCTTTTCGCGTCCCTGATCCTTCCTCCCGTAATACCATAGGGAAATCGATCAGAGACCTCAGAGGCATGATCTTCCTGTGAGAAAACGAGGGTGCGGCAACAACAATCAGCTCGTCATCAAGGAGTACATGCGCAGTAAGTTCCTTATGCGAGCTTTTTGTTCCGACAATGCCGAGGATCAGCTCGTGGGCCAGCATCTTCTCCATGATCTCTCCGGAGTCTGCAACAATGACCTGAAAGAAGGCAGAGGGATACTCTTTTCGGAAGCCTGCAATGACTGGCGGCAGGAGATACGTCCCGGGGATGGTACTCGCACCGATCACCAGTTCACCGGCGATCTCCTTTTTCACGTTTCCTACCGCTTCCCTGAGATGTGTAATTCGTTCAACAATTTCAGAGGCGTGAATAAAAAGCACCCCGGCCTCTTTGGTAGGCCTGATCGTTCTGCCAAGGCGGTCAAAGAGAATACATCCCAACTCGTCCTCGAGAGATCTGATATGGTCGCTGACCGTTGGCTGAGAGAGGTGGAGCTCTTCCGATGCCCTGGTGAAGCTTCTGTGTTTGAATACTGACAGGAAAACTCTGAGCTGATGTATATCCATCAAAGTCATTTTACCATATCGCAAATAGTCTCTTTATATTCTTCAGTTCCTTCTTTACCGTATCCGCCTTCTCAAGGGCATAATCCTGATAGGTCTTGACTACCAGTCCCTTTTTTGTCTCGATGATCTTGACTGCCCCATCCTGATCCGTCCTGTAGATGCGTGCTCCTGACAAGGCATCGAGCATCTCAGGCCGCGGATGTCCGAAAGCGTTGTCCCTTCCTGCTGATATAACGGCAATCGAGGGCGATATCGCAAAGAGAACGTTCTCATGAACAGACGACCTCCCCCCATGATGGGGGACCTTCAGGACATCGCTTCTGAGCCGTATGCCGAGATTTGAGAGATCTTCCTCTGCCTCCTCCTCAACATCTCCGGCAAAGAGGATAGAAGAGATCTTGCCGTTAAGTTTAAGGACCATCGAGGAATTGTTATCTTCAACAAAATCATTTCCTTCCAGCGTGTAAAATTCAGGATATGGATGAAGCACCTCAATCCTGTAGTTCTTGCCCTCCGCAATATCTCCCCGCTCAAGAGTTTGGTGCTTCGCAGACAGGATCGTATCGTCAGGGTACTCAATGCGACCGCTGTCCCAAAGCTCCTTTACCGTGAACTGCTTCAAAATGCGCTCCATGCCGCCCGTATGGTCAGGATGGGAATGGGTAATGACAAGGGCATCGACGTTTCTTTTGCCGATATAGTTGAGGAAATGCGCCGTTTCATATCCGCTTCTGCCGGTATCCACTACCATCACCTTCCCGTCAGGAAGTTCTGCAACAGCGGAATCTCCCTGCCCCACGTCGATGAAGGTTACGCTGAGATCCTTCGTTGAAAATACACTGATTATCAGATAAAGCAGAAATGGCAGGAAAGGCAGCAGAAGC from Nitrospirota bacterium harbors:
- a CDS encoding LysR family transcriptional regulator, producing MDIHQLRVFLSVFKHRSFTRASEELHLSQPTVSDHIRSLEDELGCILFDRLGRTIRPTKEAGVLFIHASEIVERITHLREAVGNVKKEIAGELVIGASTIPGTYLLPPVIAGFRKEYPSAFFQVIVADSGEIMEKMLAHELILGIVGTKSSHKELTAHVLLDDELIVVAAPSFSHRKIMPLRSLIDFPMVLREEGSGTRKEMERCLEDKGISIDELNVAGYFSSTDAVKQAVKAGMGLSILSRYALQEELKHQTLREVAIAGLEMKRRFYALTHKKRSLPFLYSVFLEYLKSASAVTAV